The proteins below come from a single Triticum aestivum cultivar Chinese Spring chromosome 5D, IWGSC CS RefSeq v2.1, whole genome shotgun sequence genomic window:
- the LOC123122309 gene encoding uncharacterized protein isoform X1, whose product MACDVAADEPPAIPTALDKAPAVCPVQEPRATDNSPAVCTVRELRAGDAPSAMGRGPDLCAGDTEHAAHDRELLSKDTNPDLLETNNSSQEHDSGDDTMNDKHEQSIVDLTETDASDGMLFDGLRRILEERQERKQERSALKEKRNKRRRPEEGKPKRHINKERATAYSRFSIGYFAKIVDVVCKSNHRMEVVRNGGFGYLLELDDCYVPRPFAQWVADNISTKDEAIVLGGKSIPLNPEAVSLVLGIPAGGTKITVLDEEFGKAEFLSLFGLTDLPSISFFGNKIINEELPDDVYLRCFLTVALATSLCPTSNTKPSTKYLGALVDVSKSKDLDWCSFVHTWNIAYVKKYQTDKLKQKRITTTLGGCIYQLAVRCLDFNNFGSITIPPALPRVCFWKGQTIKHFSDMLIGTDGLYGALQIKDEAETCYAETDGAWASTAKNSNIQKALQRVLGNSFSDKIKEDIFLNFQERVKDQNLTTCLIAKQVLLDTLNIVSSSFNGSQHTEKLESSEHLYMSSDKDNGSGSTIRVDSNGIEIGSDRRGRKKRMKTSTQQSITSTSKDVLLQDKIKQSTHEVDTQGVKAELQPVPSNGPINEHKHQDEMEVNSEIGKGCTHIVGQPVRAECIALQQEAHEGESMNKVGPAKHNQDTNILDGHSNILERSVNACPIEIEAPQKSTSLNYMLLSARLAKAVMSTTQVNNSKEVSTRDVQTTFTGLEHNTVNNNKTQHCIDTSTMEQRNEKQAVVSKCVEHQNNIDKDQNTANNVSDYKKRVELDIDINIALSNNDKQQHVKELQDTLHPLDIARQKYFFTDDATPSCRILPDHDDCGNQITEPELWRPLEMNSEEYNSQIEEAKKKYPCNESKDEQEVQGDSSIQCAQRQPVSTGICKYRDFLPQFEEKDGIIDLTSPVACMSHTWDRATTCYSPMGKWNNENAESPTQKHKKRYSTTAILGKRLFSDEFDENDEQEGTKHQPIPVSPDVQVLGERSFNGSCSSMVNTADNLYNTKLSLGTSSSGKENLPPKRITHPSKWLSSPYDHNERGPLQQHEIELHRGIVALSKVEPHRSKVVVLIDKTSLFLGQLGDSFGVSGHVEAYVFNVFCRMLFRENHPRRSKTHYFFTTLGDYFLENWKSEEGRREMKRKTLRSFNGAGKALPLHESDRIFFPSVHDEHWFLFVVDIIARKFVFLDSYYEGNTPFHIRIRDLMINSFIKTWEDSNLRGMSFRKFGVEYPNMPKQIGSDACGIFALNWMQTWASRNPMQRQFTMNDVANARVRFAIDILFSIHNTEDQGKILVKNFAW is encoded by the exons ATGGCCTGCGATGTCGCCGCCGACGAGCCACCCGCCATCCCCACCGCGCTCGACAAGGCCCCCGCCGTCTGCCCCGTCCAGGAGCCCCGCGCGACCGACAACtcccccgccgtctgcaccgtccGGGAGCTCCGCGCAGGCGACGCGCCGTCCGCCATGGGCAGGGGCCCCGATCTCTGCGCCGGCGACACTGAGCATGCGGCACACGATAGA GAGCTTTTAAGCAAAGATACAAATCCTGACCTTTTGGAGACAAACAACAGTAGCCAAGAACATGATTCAGGGGATGACACCATGAATGACAAACATGAACAAAGTATAGTGGATCTGACAGAAACAGACGCATCTGACGGCATGCTGTTTGACGGCTTGAGAAGAATT TTAGAGGAAAGACAAGAGAGGAAGCAGGAAAGGAGTGCTTTGAAAGAGAAAAGGAACAAG AGGAGAAGGCCAGAGGAAGGAAAACCCAAACGACACATTAACAAAGAAAGAGCAACTGCATACAGCAGATTTAGCATTGGATATTTCGCAAAGATTGTTGATGTTGTGTGCAAAAGCAATCATAGGATGGAGGTTGTTAGGAACGGTGGTTTTGGATACTTGCTTGAGCTAGATGATTGTTATGTTCCACGGCCATTCGCACAGTGGGTCGCGGACAACATATCCACAAAAGATGAAGCAATTGTACTTGGTGGGAAATCAATTCCTCTCAACCCTGAAGCCGTATCATTAGTTCTTGGTATACCAGCAGGCGGAACAAAGATCACAGTGCTAGACGAGGAGTTTGGGAAAGCGGAGTTTCTATCACTGTTTGGGCTAACAGATCTTCCATCCATAAGTTTCTTCGGGAACAAGATTATAAATGAAGAGCTGCCTGACGACGTTTATCTTCGCTGCTTCTTGACTGTCGCACTAGCAACCTCCCTGTGTCCCACATCCAACACAAAGCCAAGCACCAAATATTTGGGAGCACTTGTGGATGTGTCAAAGTCAAAAGATCTTGATTGGTGCTCTTTTGTCCATACATGGAATATCGCCTATGTCAAGAAGTACCAAACAGACAAGCTGAAGCAGAAACGGATAACAACCACTTTGGGAGGCTGCATTTATCAGCTAGCA GTTCGGTGTCTAGACTTCAACAATTTTGGATCAATAACAATTCCACCAGCACTACCCAGGGTTTGTTTTTGGAAAGGACAAACCATTAAACATTTCAGTGATATGCTAATTGGGACAGATGGATTATATGGAGCTCTTCAA ATAAAAGATGAGGCAGAAACTTGCTATGCAGAAACTGATGGTGCATGGGCAAGCACCGCCAAGAACTCAAACATCCAAAAAGCTCTACAAAGGGTGTTAGGCAACTCTTTTTCAGATAAG ATCAAAGAAGATATATTCCTCAATTTCCAGGAGCGTGTAAAAGATCAAAACCTGACCACTTGTCTGATAGCAAAACAAGTGTTGCTGGATACTTTGAACATTGTCTCTTCTTCTTTTAATGGCTCTCAACATACAGAGAAGTTAGAGTCATCCGAGCACTTGTACATGTCATCCGACAAAGATAATGGGTCTGGCAGTACTATTAGAGTTGATTCTAATGGGATTGAAATTGGGAGTG ATCGAAGAGGAAGGAAGAAGAGAATGAAGACGAGTACACAGCAGTCAATAACTTCAACAAGTAAGGATGTATTGTTGCAAGATAAAATAAAG CAAAGCACACATGAAGTTGACACACAAGGAGTCAAAGCTGAATTGCAACCAGTACCATCGAATGGTCCTATAAATGAGCACAAACATCAAGATGAAATG GAAGTAAATTCTGAAATTGGTAAAGGATGTACACATATAGTTGGACAACCGGTGCGTGCTGAATGCATTGCACTGCAACAAGAAGCCCACGAG GGAGAAAGCATGAACAAGGTTGGCCCTGCTAAACACAACCAAGACACAAATATATTGGATGGACATAGCAACATCCTCGAGCGCAGTGTCAATGCTTGTCCTATTGAAATAGAAGCACCACAGAAAAGCACTAGCCTGAACTACATGCTATTATCAGCTAGATTGGCAAAAGCAGTGATGAGCACGACACAAGTTAACAATTCAAAGGAAGTATCCACCCGAGATGTACAGACAACATTCACAGGGTTAGAACATAATACTGTTAACAACAATAAAACACAG CATTGCATAGACACTAGTACCATGGAGCAACGAAATGAGAAGCAAGCAGTGGTTTCTAAATGTGTGGAACATCAAAACAACATTGACAAAG ATCAAAACACTGCAAATAATGTCAGCGATTACAAGAAGCGCGTTGAACTTGATATAGATATCAACATAGCACTATCAAACA ACGATAAGCAACAACATGTCAAAGAGTTACAGGACACTTTGCATCCATTAGATATTGCAAGGCAAAAGTACTTCTTCACAGATGATGCGACACCTAGCTGCAGAATTCTTCCAGACCATGATGATTGTGGGAATCAAATAACAGAGCCAGAATTGTGGCGCCCATTAGAGATGAACTCGGAAGAATATAATTCTCAAATAGAG GAAGCAAAGAAAAAATATCCATGCAATGAAAGCAAGGATGAGCAAGAAGTGCAAGGAGATTCCTCCATACAGTGTGCGCAGAGACAACCCGTGTCCACAGGCATTTGCAAGTACAGAGACTTTCTTCCACAGTTTGAAGAAAAGgatggcatcatcgacttg ACATCGCCTGTTGCATGCATGTCACACACTTGGGACAGAGCAACAACATGCTACTCCCCAATGGGCAAATGGAACAATGAGAACGCTGAAAGTCCTACACAAAAGCACAAGAAG AGATATTCAACAACAGCAATTTTAGGGAAGAGGCTTTTTTCAGATGAgtttgatgaaaatgatgaacaagaagGCACTAAACACCAACCAATCCCT GTGTCTCCGGATGTTCAAGTTTTGGGGGAAAGATCATTCAATGGTTCATGCTCTAGTATGGTAAACACGGCGGACAATTTATACAACACGAAGCTATCATTAGGCACTTCATCAAGTGGTAAAGAGAATTTGCCTCCAAAAAGGATAACACACCCAAGCAAGTGGCTCTCCTCACCATATGATCACAACGAGAGAGGACCTCTTCAGCAGCATGAGATAGAGCTACACAGGGGCATAGTGGCACTAAGCAAAGTTGAACCTCACAGAAG CAAAGTGGTTGTGTTGATTGACAAAACAAGCCTTTTCCTTGGACAACTTGGCGATTCATTTGGTGTGAGTGGTCACGTGGAAGCATATGTTTTCAATGTTTTCTGTCGGATGCTCTTTCGAGAGAATCATCCAAGGAGATCAAAAACGCACTACTTCTTCACTACACTAGGT GATTATTTTCTTGAAAATTGGAAATCTGAAGAAGGAAGGAGGGAAATGAAGAGAAAAACACTTAGAAGCTTCAATGGAGCTGGGAAAGCATTGCCTCTACACGAAAGTGATCGT ATCTTCTTTCCGTCAGTACATGATGAGCACTGGTTCTTGTTCGTTGTTGACATTATAGCAAGAAAGTTTGTCTTCCTAGATTCATATTATGAAGGGAACACACCATTCCACATCAGGATCAGAGATTTGATG ATAAACAGTTTCATAAAAACATGGGAAGATTCTAATCTGAGAGGAATGAGTTTCAGAAAGTTTGGTGTAGAGTACCCAAACATGCCAAAGCAAATCGGAAG cGACGCTTGTGGGATTTTTGCTCTTAACTGGATGCAAACTTGGGCTTCGCGAAACCCTATGCAGCGACAGTTCACAATGAACGACGTAGCAAACGCAAGGGTCAGATTTGCTATTGACATTCTATTTAGTATTCACAACACAGAGGATCAAGGCAAAATACTCGTCAAGAACTTCGCATGGTAA
- the LOC123122309 gene encoding uncharacterized protein isoform X2, protein MEVVRNGGFGYLLELDDCYVPRPFAQWVADNISTKDEAIVLGGKSIPLNPEAVSLVLGIPAGGTKITVLDEEFGKAEFLSLFGLTDLPSISFFGNKIINEELPDDVYLRCFLTVALATSLCPTSNTKPSTKYLGALVDVSKSKDLDWCSFVHTWNIAYVKKYQTDKLKQKRITTTLGGCIYQLAVRCLDFNNFGSITIPPALPRVCFWKGQTIKHFSDMLIGTDGLYGALQIKDEAETCYAETDGAWASTAKNSNIQKALQRVLGNSFSDKIKEDIFLNFQERVKDQNLTTCLIAKQVLLDTLNIVSSSFNGSQHTEKLESSEHLYMSSDKDNGSGSTIRVDSNGIEIGSDRRGRKKRMKTSTQQSITSTSKDVLLQDKIKQSTHEVDTQGVKAELQPVPSNGPINEHKHQDEMEVNSEIGKGCTHIVGQPVRAECIALQQEAHEGESMNKVGPAKHNQDTNILDGHSNILERSVNACPIEIEAPQKSTSLNYMLLSARLAKAVMSTTQVNNSKEVSTRDVQTTFTGLEHNTVNNNKTQHCIDTSTMEQRNEKQAVVSKCVEHQNNIDKDQNTANNVSDYKKRVELDIDINIALSNNDKQQHVKELQDTLHPLDIARQKYFFTDDATPSCRILPDHDDCGNQITEPELWRPLEMNSEEYNSQIEEAKKKYPCNESKDEQEVQGDSSIQCAQRQPVSTGICKYRDFLPQFEEKDGIIDLTSPVACMSHTWDRATTCYSPMGKWNNENAESPTQKHKKRYSTTAILGKRLFSDEFDENDEQEGTKHQPIPVSPDVQVLGERSFNGSCSSMVNTADNLYNTKLSLGTSSSGKENLPPKRITHPSKWLSSPYDHNERGPLQQHEIELHRGIVALSKVEPHRSKVVVLIDKTSLFLGQLGDSFGVSGHVEAYVFNVFCRMLFRENHPRRSKTHYFFTTLGDYFLENWKSEEGRREMKRKTLRSFNGAGKALPLHESDRIFFPSVHDEHWFLFVVDIIARKFVFLDSYYEGNTPFHIRIRDLMINSFIKTWEDSNLRGMSFRKFGVEYPNMPKQIGSDACGIFALNWMQTWASRNPMQRQFTMNDVANARVRFAIDILFSIHNTEDQGKILVKNFAW, encoded by the exons ATGGAGGTTGTTAGGAACGGTGGTTTTGGATACTTGCTTGAGCTAGATGATTGTTATGTTCCACGGCCATTCGCACAGTGGGTCGCGGACAACATATCCACAAAAGATGAAGCAATTGTACTTGGTGGGAAATCAATTCCTCTCAACCCTGAAGCCGTATCATTAGTTCTTGGTATACCAGCAGGCGGAACAAAGATCACAGTGCTAGACGAGGAGTTTGGGAAAGCGGAGTTTCTATCACTGTTTGGGCTAACAGATCTTCCATCCATAAGTTTCTTCGGGAACAAGATTATAAATGAAGAGCTGCCTGACGACGTTTATCTTCGCTGCTTCTTGACTGTCGCACTAGCAACCTCCCTGTGTCCCACATCCAACACAAAGCCAAGCACCAAATATTTGGGAGCACTTGTGGATGTGTCAAAGTCAAAAGATCTTGATTGGTGCTCTTTTGTCCATACATGGAATATCGCCTATGTCAAGAAGTACCAAACAGACAAGCTGAAGCAGAAACGGATAACAACCACTTTGGGAGGCTGCATTTATCAGCTAGCA GTTCGGTGTCTAGACTTCAACAATTTTGGATCAATAACAATTCCACCAGCACTACCCAGGGTTTGTTTTTGGAAAGGACAAACCATTAAACATTTCAGTGATATGCTAATTGGGACAGATGGATTATATGGAGCTCTTCAA ATAAAAGATGAGGCAGAAACTTGCTATGCAGAAACTGATGGTGCATGGGCAAGCACCGCCAAGAACTCAAACATCCAAAAAGCTCTACAAAGGGTGTTAGGCAACTCTTTTTCAGATAAG ATCAAAGAAGATATATTCCTCAATTTCCAGGAGCGTGTAAAAGATCAAAACCTGACCACTTGTCTGATAGCAAAACAAGTGTTGCTGGATACTTTGAACATTGTCTCTTCTTCTTTTAATGGCTCTCAACATACAGAGAAGTTAGAGTCATCCGAGCACTTGTACATGTCATCCGACAAAGATAATGGGTCTGGCAGTACTATTAGAGTTGATTCTAATGGGATTGAAATTGGGAGTG ATCGAAGAGGAAGGAAGAAGAGAATGAAGACGAGTACACAGCAGTCAATAACTTCAACAAGTAAGGATGTATTGTTGCAAGATAAAATAAAG CAAAGCACACATGAAGTTGACACACAAGGAGTCAAAGCTGAATTGCAACCAGTACCATCGAATGGTCCTATAAATGAGCACAAACATCAAGATGAAATG GAAGTAAATTCTGAAATTGGTAAAGGATGTACACATATAGTTGGACAACCGGTGCGTGCTGAATGCATTGCACTGCAACAAGAAGCCCACGAG GGAGAAAGCATGAACAAGGTTGGCCCTGCTAAACACAACCAAGACACAAATATATTGGATGGACATAGCAACATCCTCGAGCGCAGTGTCAATGCTTGTCCTATTGAAATAGAAGCACCACAGAAAAGCACTAGCCTGAACTACATGCTATTATCAGCTAGATTGGCAAAAGCAGTGATGAGCACGACACAAGTTAACAATTCAAAGGAAGTATCCACCCGAGATGTACAGACAACATTCACAGGGTTAGAACATAATACTGTTAACAACAATAAAACACAG CATTGCATAGACACTAGTACCATGGAGCAACGAAATGAGAAGCAAGCAGTGGTTTCTAAATGTGTGGAACATCAAAACAACATTGACAAAG ATCAAAACACTGCAAATAATGTCAGCGATTACAAGAAGCGCGTTGAACTTGATATAGATATCAACATAGCACTATCAAACA ACGATAAGCAACAACATGTCAAAGAGTTACAGGACACTTTGCATCCATTAGATATTGCAAGGCAAAAGTACTTCTTCACAGATGATGCGACACCTAGCTGCAGAATTCTTCCAGACCATGATGATTGTGGGAATCAAATAACAGAGCCAGAATTGTGGCGCCCATTAGAGATGAACTCGGAAGAATATAATTCTCAAATAGAG GAAGCAAAGAAAAAATATCCATGCAATGAAAGCAAGGATGAGCAAGAAGTGCAAGGAGATTCCTCCATACAGTGTGCGCAGAGACAACCCGTGTCCACAGGCATTTGCAAGTACAGAGACTTTCTTCCACAGTTTGAAGAAAAGgatggcatcatcgacttg ACATCGCCTGTTGCATGCATGTCACACACTTGGGACAGAGCAACAACATGCTACTCCCCAATGGGCAAATGGAACAATGAGAACGCTGAAAGTCCTACACAAAAGCACAAGAAG AGATATTCAACAACAGCAATTTTAGGGAAGAGGCTTTTTTCAGATGAgtttgatgaaaatgatgaacaagaagGCACTAAACACCAACCAATCCCT GTGTCTCCGGATGTTCAAGTTTTGGGGGAAAGATCATTCAATGGTTCATGCTCTAGTATGGTAAACACGGCGGACAATTTATACAACACGAAGCTATCATTAGGCACTTCATCAAGTGGTAAAGAGAATTTGCCTCCAAAAAGGATAACACACCCAAGCAAGTGGCTCTCCTCACCATATGATCACAACGAGAGAGGACCTCTTCAGCAGCATGAGATAGAGCTACACAGGGGCATAGTGGCACTAAGCAAAGTTGAACCTCACAGAAG CAAAGTGGTTGTGTTGATTGACAAAACAAGCCTTTTCCTTGGACAACTTGGCGATTCATTTGGTGTGAGTGGTCACGTGGAAGCATATGTTTTCAATGTTTTCTGTCGGATGCTCTTTCGAGAGAATCATCCAAGGAGATCAAAAACGCACTACTTCTTCACTACACTAGGT GATTATTTTCTTGAAAATTGGAAATCTGAAGAAGGAAGGAGGGAAATGAAGAGAAAAACACTTAGAAGCTTCAATGGAGCTGGGAAAGCATTGCCTCTACACGAAAGTGATCGT ATCTTCTTTCCGTCAGTACATGATGAGCACTGGTTCTTGTTCGTTGTTGACATTATAGCAAGAAAGTTTGTCTTCCTAGATTCATATTATGAAGGGAACACACCATTCCACATCAGGATCAGAGATTTGATG ATAAACAGTTTCATAAAAACATGGGAAGATTCTAATCTGAGAGGAATGAGTTTCAGAAAGTTTGGTGTAGAGTACCCAAACATGCCAAAGCAAATCGGAAG cGACGCTTGTGGGATTTTTGCTCTTAACTGGATGCAAACTTGGGCTTCGCGAAACCCTATGCAGCGACAGTTCACAATGAACGACGTAGCAAACGCAAGGGTCAGATTTGCTATTGACATTCTATTTAGTATTCACAACACAGAGGATCAAGGCAAAATACTCGTCAAGAACTTCGCATGGTAA
- the LOC123125246 gene encoding uncharacterized protein has protein sequence MIDGGISDVDEDGGNIKIEYTGGLTLNDAQQDILNELVLSFKSKFLGVSFVHCLTTTDTQVGQMKVPERVATSLNIPKKGLACVRLSSGEAKTRVEYSTSTDGRIAFNKKQWRRFLSKTTLEINDCIFMFFKASSKSCMNVTVVVSKL, from the exons ATGATAGATGGAGGCATCTCAGATGTGGATGAAGACGGTGGCAACATAAAGATCGAGTATACAGGGGGTCTAACTCTGAATGATGCACAACAGGACATTCTCAATGAACTGGTGCTCAGCTTCAAGTCCAAGTTTTTAGGAGTGTCTTTTGTACACTGTCTTACTACAACTGACACTCAAGTTGGACAAATG AAAGTGCCAGAGAGGGTTGCTACAAGCTTGAACATCCCTAAAAAAGGGTTGGCTTGTGTTCGTCTAAGCAGTGGGGAGGCAAAGACTCGTGTTGAATACAGCACGTCTACTGATGGACGTATAGCTTTCAACAAAAAGCAGTGGAGGCGTTTCCTTTCAAAGACTACCCTGGAAATCAATGACTGCATCTTCATGTTCTTCAAGGCCAGCAGCAAGTCTTGCATGAATGTTACTGTTGTCGTCAGCAAGCTTTAA